From the genome of Streptacidiphilus rugosus AM-16, one region includes:
- a CDS encoding universal stress protein has product MNVPRGRQPVLVGVSRSTAAPWAVRWAADEAAARGLPLLIVHAQEWPSAISPETAPGSAGHLWASHFRATGQALVDTARAEALQLHPDLEVSVGVAEGRPTEVLQRLSADASQVVVGTRLLGDVEAAFVRSRGAGLLGQVACPVALVPKPEEPQPEHGGTVVVGVDGSAASEAAVAYAYEEAALTGARLTAVEVRRPHDAARPAVQEEARLDLAEALAGWNDKYPHVEAEPQVLTGHPAHVLVRAAEHARCLVVGSHGRSGWHDALLGSTTRSLLHHAHGPLVVVPPQYTGRP; this is encoded by the coding sequence ATGAACGTTCCCAGGGGAAGGCAACCGGTCCTGGTCGGTGTGTCCAGGTCCACGGCCGCCCCGTGGGCGGTGCGCTGGGCGGCCGACGAGGCGGCGGCGCGGGGGCTGCCACTCCTGATCGTGCACGCCCAGGAGTGGCCGTCCGCCATCTCTCCCGAGACGGCCCCGGGCAGCGCCGGCCACCTGTGGGCTTCCCACTTCAGGGCCACAGGGCAGGCGCTCGTGGACACCGCACGCGCGGAGGCGCTGCAACTGCATCCCGACCTCGAGGTGAGCGTGGGCGTGGCCGAGGGCAGGCCCACCGAGGTCCTGCAACGGCTCTCCGCGGACGCGTCCCAGGTCGTCGTCGGCACGCGCCTGCTCGGGGACGTCGAGGCGGCCTTCGTCCGCAGTCGGGGAGCCGGTCTGCTGGGACAGGTCGCCTGTCCGGTCGCGCTGGTGCCGAAGCCGGAGGAACCGCAGCCGGAGCACGGCGGAACCGTCGTGGTCGGTGTGGACGGCTCGGCCGCGTCCGAGGCCGCGGTCGCGTACGCCTACGAGGAGGCGGCGCTCACGGGTGCCCGCCTGACGGCGGTCGAGGTGCGTCGCCCGCACGACGCCGCCCGCCCGGCGGTCCAGGAGGAGGCCAGGCTGGACCTGGCCGAGGCTCTGGCCGGTTGGAACGACAAGTACCCGCACGTCGAGGCGGAACCACAGGTGCTCACCGGCCATCCGGCGCACGTGCTGGTGCGGGCCGCCGAGCACGCGCGCTGTCTGGTGGTCGGCAGTCACGGTCGCAGCGGCTGGCACGACGCCCTCCTGGGCTCCACGACCCGATCGCTGCTCCACCACGCCCACGGTCCGCTCGTGGTGGTCCCGCCGCAGTACACGGGGAGGCCGTGA
- a CDS encoding HAD family hydrolase: MSAIDSLHGAVFDTDGVLTETATLHAMAWKAAFDDLLRALPDSVPAAARAPFDLATDYPRHVDGRSREDGVRAFLASRGLGDLDPSRIGRLALRKDRIYLALLRHLGVAPSPGAVDLLSALHGLGVPTAAVSASRHCAQVLAAAGLAERFDALVDGLEAARLGLAGKPDPALFVEAARRLGTAPARTMVVEDALVGVEAARRGGFSPVVGVDRGAGAGELLANGADLVVDGLTELPTLLGL, translated from the coding sequence GTGAGCGCGATCGACAGCCTCCACGGCGCCGTCTTCGACACCGACGGTGTGCTCACCGAGACCGCGACCCTGCACGCGATGGCCTGGAAGGCGGCCTTCGACGATCTGCTGCGCGCGCTGCCGGACAGCGTTCCGGCCGCGGCGCGTGCGCCGTTCGACCTGGCGACCGACTATCCGCGCCACGTCGACGGCCGCTCCCGCGAGGACGGTGTGCGGGCCTTTCTCGCCTCCCGGGGGCTGGGCGACCTCGACCCGTCGAGGATCGGACGTCTGGCCCTCCGGAAGGACAGGATCTACCTGGCGCTGCTCCGTCACCTGGGCGTGGCGCCGTCGCCCGGCGCGGTGGACCTGCTCAGCGCGCTTCACGGGCTCGGCGTGCCCACGGCGGCGGTGTCGGCGAGCCGCCACTGCGCGCAGGTGCTGGCCGCCGCCGGCTTGGCCGAACGGTTCGACGCCCTCGTGGACGGCCTGGAAGCGGCCAGACTCGGCCTGGCGGGAAAGCCCGATCCGGCGCTCTTCGTCGAGGCGGCGCGGCGGCTCGGCACGGCGCCCGCCCGGACGATGGTGGTCGAGGACGCCCTGGTGGGCGTCGAGGCCGCCCGCCGGGGCGGCTTCTCCCCCGTGGTCGGCGTGGACCGGGGCGCGGGCGCGGGCGAGCTGCTGGCCAACGGCGCGGACCTCGTGGTGGACGGCCTGACCGAACTGCCGACGCTGCTGGGGCTCTGA
- a CDS encoding zinc-binding alcohol dehydrogenase family protein produces MTGHGRETEAWVVESPGPMDTRPLRLVRKAVPDPGPGELLVEVDVCGVCRTDLHLAEGDLAPRAPGRTPGHEAVGRVIATGPDTPGFGPGDRVGAAWLARTCGVCRYCRAGRENLCPESRYTGWDRDGGFARLLIADARYVYALPSDGRDEAELAPLLCAGIIGYRALERAELPRGGRLGIYGFGASAHLTAQLAIARGATVHVLTRAEEARWLALELGAASAGGAYDAPPEPLDAAILFAPVGDLVPVALAALDRGGTLAVAGIHLSDIPALNYAAHLFQERTLRSVTANTRADGRAYLAEVAGLPLRVRTVAYAFGDADRALADLAADRVTGVAVLDLRGRPGAT; encoded by the coding sequence ATGACCGGGCACGGGCGGGAGACGGAGGCCTGGGTCGTCGAGAGTCCAGGCCCCATGGACACGCGACCCCTACGGCTGGTCCGGAAGGCCGTGCCGGATCCGGGCCCGGGGGAACTGCTCGTCGAGGTCGACGTGTGCGGCGTCTGCCGCACCGACCTGCACCTCGCCGAGGGCGACCTCGCCCCCCGCGCGCCCGGACGCACACCCGGCCACGAGGCGGTGGGCCGGGTGATCGCCACCGGGCCGGACACGCCCGGCTTCGGGCCCGGCGACCGGGTCGGTGCCGCCTGGCTCGCACGGACCTGCGGCGTCTGCCGCTACTGCCGGGCGGGCCGGGAGAACCTCTGCCCCGAGTCGCGCTACACCGGCTGGGACCGCGACGGCGGCTTCGCCCGGCTCCTGATCGCCGATGCGCGCTACGTCTACGCACTGCCGTCCGACGGGCGCGACGAGGCCGAACTCGCGCCGCTGCTGTGCGCGGGCATCATCGGCTACCGGGCCCTGGAGCGCGCGGAGCTGCCGCGCGGCGGGCGGCTCGGCATCTACGGCTTCGGCGCCTCCGCCCACCTCACCGCCCAGCTGGCGATCGCCAGGGGGGCGACCGTCCACGTGCTCACCCGCGCCGAGGAGGCCCGGTGGCTCGCCCTCGAACTCGGTGCGGCCTCCGCGGGCGGGGCCTACGACGCCCCGCCCGAGCCGCTGGACGCGGCGATCCTCTTCGCGCCGGTCGGCGACCTAGTGCCGGTGGCGCTCGCCGCGCTCGACCGCGGCGGGACGCTGGCCGTGGCCGGGATCCACCTCAGCGACATCCCGGCCCTGAACTACGCCGCGCACCTGTTCCAGGAGCGGACCCTGCGCAGCGTCACCGCCAACACCCGGGCCGACGGCCGCGCCTACCTCGCCGAGGTGGCCGGTCTGCCGCTGCGGGTGCGTACGGTCGCCTACGCGTTCGGCGACGCGGACCGGGCTCTCGCGGACCTGGCCGCCGACCGGGTCACCGGGGTGGCCGTACTGGATCTCCGCGGACGGCCCGGAGCGACGTGA
- a CDS encoding glycoside hydrolase family 65 protein, which yields MNGDAWTLRHEGLDPAREGLLEALCAVGNGYFVTRAAAPEATADGVHYPGTYLAGCYHRATSSVQGRTVVNEDLVNGPNWLPLSFRAAGEEGPWFGEPGFPALDQRLELDLRHAVLTRRRRCRDGAGRTTDVVQRVFAHMGRPHLGVLVTQLTPVDWTGMLEVRSGLEGRVANDGVARYRGLNSRHLIPAGQGVEGDVGWLQARTEDSGLRVGLAARIRFRAGDAAFCGLRNGLPDVEGRIDQSFTVAVRQGHTLTVEKTAALFTSRDGLAAEPAASARDLVAAAEDVPDLERQHRLRWQELWRRCRVGADFDGAGTVHLYALHLLQTFSPNSVDLDVGIPARGLHGEAYRGHVFWDELFILPYFNRHLPELSRAVLRYRHRRLDRARRDATATGRRGAMFPWQSGSDGGEETQELHLNPRSGRWLPDHSRLQRHVGSAVAYNVWQYHQATGDTEFLADAGAELILEVARFWADSAEFDERIDRYRIRGVVGPDEYHDGYPWSSRPGLDDNAYTNVMASWTLHTARRVLRELPSYRRGELLAALGVEPAELARWDELSHRLHVPFHDGVISQFDGYERLEELDWSALRARHGDIRRLDRLLEAEGDTVNRYRASKQADVLMLWYLFPPDEVRRMLSRLGCAADPDLMERTVDYYLARTSHGSTLSAVVHAWVLARRDRPASWRFFREAVAGDVHDIQGGTTAEGVHLGAMAGVVDLLERCYSGLSLQGGTLVLDPALPPQLGRLDLNLRYRGHGDVRVRLAHRHATVTLPAGTAPPIQVVLRGSPTTLRAGESHRVDW from the coding sequence GTGAACGGCGACGCCTGGACCCTCAGGCACGAGGGACTCGACCCGGCCCGCGAGGGGCTGCTGGAGGCGTTGTGCGCCGTGGGCAACGGGTACTTCGTCACCCGCGCCGCCGCCCCCGAGGCCACGGCCGACGGGGTGCACTACCCGGGCACCTACCTCGCGGGCTGCTACCACCGCGCGACCTCGTCCGTGCAGGGGCGCACCGTCGTCAACGAGGATCTGGTCAACGGGCCGAACTGGCTGCCGCTGTCCTTCCGGGCGGCCGGGGAGGAGGGCCCGTGGTTCGGCGAACCCGGATTCCCCGCTCTGGACCAGCGACTCGAACTCGACCTCCGGCACGCCGTGCTCACCCGCAGACGTCGGTGCCGGGACGGTGCCGGGCGCACCACGGACGTCGTCCAACGGGTCTTCGCCCACATGGGCCGGCCGCATCTGGGCGTGCTGGTCACCCAGCTGACCCCGGTCGACTGGACGGGGATGCTGGAGGTCCGCTCCGGTCTGGAGGGCCGGGTGGCGAACGACGGCGTGGCGCGCTACCGGGGTCTGAACAGCCGCCATCTGATCCCCGCCGGGCAGGGGGTCGAGGGCGACGTCGGCTGGCTCCAGGCGAGGACGGAGGACTCCGGGCTGCGCGTCGGGCTGGCCGCCCGGATCCGCTTCCGTGCCGGCGACGCCGCGTTCTGCGGTCTCCGGAACGGTCTGCCCGACGTGGAGGGGCGAATCGACCAGTCGTTCACCGTGGCGGTGCGTCAGGGACACACGCTGACCGTGGAGAAGACCGCCGCCCTGTTCACCTCGAGGGACGGACTGGCCGCCGAACCCGCCGCCAGCGCACGGGACCTGGTCGCCGCGGCCGAGGACGTGCCGGACCTGGAACGGCAGCACCGGCTGCGCTGGCAGGAGCTGTGGCGCCGTTGCCGGGTCGGCGCGGACTTCGACGGCGCCGGCACGGTCCACCTCTACGCCCTGCACCTGCTGCAGACCTTCTCGCCCAACTCGGTCGACCTGGACGTCGGCATCCCGGCGCGGGGCCTGCACGGCGAGGCGTACCGCGGCCACGTCTTCTGGGACGAGCTGTTCATCCTTCCCTACTTCAACCGGCACCTGCCCGAACTCAGCCGTGCGGTGCTGCGCTACCGCCACCGCCGCCTGGACCGGGCCCGACGCGACGCCACCGCGACGGGGCGGCGCGGGGCGATGTTCCCCTGGCAGAGCGGCAGCGACGGCGGCGAGGAGACCCAGGAGCTGCACCTCAACCCGCGCTCCGGCCGCTGGCTGCCGGACCACAGCAGGCTGCAGCGCCACGTCGGCTCCGCCGTCGCCTACAACGTCTGGCAGTACCACCAGGCCACCGGCGACACGGAGTTCCTCGCCGATGCGGGTGCCGAGCTGATCCTGGAGGTGGCCCGGTTCTGGGCGGACTCGGCGGAGTTCGACGAGAGGATCGACCGGTACCGGATCCGCGGTGTGGTGGGCCCGGACGAGTACCACGACGGCTACCCGTGGAGCTCACGACCGGGCCTGGACGACAACGCCTACACCAACGTCATGGCGTCCTGGACGCTGCACACCGCCCGCCGGGTGCTCAGGGAGCTGCCGTCCTACCGACGTGGAGAGCTCCTGGCAGCCCTGGGGGTGGAGCCCGCCGAGCTCGCGCGCTGGGACGAGCTCTCCCACCGGCTCCATGTGCCCTTCCACGACGGGGTGATCAGCCAGTTCGACGGCTACGAGCGGCTGGAGGAACTGGACTGGTCCGCCCTGCGCGCCCGCCACGGCGACATCCGCCGGCTGGACCGCCTGCTGGAGGCCGAGGGGGACACCGTCAACCGCTACCGCGCCTCGAAGCAGGCGGACGTGCTGATGCTCTGGTACCTGTTCCCTCCCGACGAGGTGCGGCGCATGCTCTCCCGGCTCGGCTGCGCGGCCGATCCGGACCTGATGGAACGCACGGTCGACTACTACCTCGCCCGCACGTCCCACGGCTCGACGCTCAGCGCCGTCGTCCACGCCTGGGTGCTGGCGCGCCGCGACCGGCCGGCCTCGTGGCGGTTCTTCCGGGAGGCCGTCGCCGGCGACGTCCACGACATCCAGGGCGGCACCACCGCCGAGGGCGTCCACCTGGGCGCGATGGCGGGCGTGGTCGACCTGCTGGAGCGCTGCTACTCCGGCCTGTCCTTGCAGGGCGGGACGCTCGTCCTTGACCCGGCGCTGCCACCGCAGCTGGGACGGCTGGACCTGAACCTGCGCTACCGCGGGCACGGCGACGTCCGGGTCCGCCTGGCCCACCGCCACGCCACCGTCACCCTGCCGGCCGGCACGGCCCCACCGATCCAGGTGGTGCTCCGCGGCAGCCCGACGACACTGCGGGCGGGCGAAAGCCACCGCGTCGACTGGTGA
- a CDS encoding universal stress protein codes for MSGPVVIGTDLPPDDGPVVAWAESEAELRGAELRLVHGCGEADMRHAHAEALHTVRDQARQSLDELARTVRGRRPALTVSAEVLDGTPRAVLAEEAETAGLLVIGARGSGGFPGLLAGSTSLHTAATARCPVVVVHATDDTAGRTAGEVVAGVDAREPDEPVLRFAFTAAERRKLPLRVVHAWRYPLLRIGKAAPPVYEEGHVEDEERRLLAEVLSGWREEFPAVEVRPDPVKSGAAKQLVALSADASLLVVGRGGRPTGPIGRLGSVSQALVEHARCPVAVVPLG; via the coding sequence ATGTCTGGTCCGGTCGTCATCGGAACCGACCTGCCTCCGGACGACGGGCCCGTCGTCGCCTGGGCCGAGTCGGAGGCGGAACTGCGCGGCGCGGAGCTGAGGCTCGTCCACGGCTGCGGGGAGGCGGACATGCGGCACGCGCACGCCGAGGCCCTGCACACGGTCCGCGACCAGGCGCGGCAGTCGCTCGACGAACTCGCCCGGACCGTGCGCGGGCGGCGACCGGCGCTGACGGTGTCCGCCGAGGTGCTTGACGGCACTCCGCGCGCGGTTCTGGCCGAGGAGGCCGAGACGGCCGGGTTGCTCGTGATCGGAGCCCGCGGCTCCGGCGGATTCCCCGGCCTGCTGGCGGGCTCCACGAGCCTGCACACGGCCGCGACGGCGCGGTGCCCGGTCGTGGTGGTGCACGCGACCGACGACACCGCCGGGCGCACGGCAGGGGAGGTCGTCGCCGGCGTCGACGCCCGGGAGCCGGACGAGCCGGTGCTGCGGTTCGCCTTCACGGCCGCCGAGCGCAGGAAGCTGCCGCTGCGTGTCGTGCACGCCTGGCGTTACCCGCTGCTGCGCATCGGGAAGGCGGCCCCGCCGGTCTACGAGGAGGGCCACGTCGAGGACGAGGAGCGGCGGCTGCTCGCCGAGGTGCTGTCGGGTTGGCGCGAGGAGTTCCCCGCGGTCGAGGTCCGCCCCGACCCCGTCAAGTCCGGGGCCGCCAAGCAACTCGTCGCCCTGTCCGCGGACGCCAGCCTGCTCGTCGTCGGCCGGGGCGGACGACCGACGGGTCCGATCGGCCGTCTCGGCTCGGTCAGCCAGGCACTGGTCGAGCACGCCCGCTGCCCGGTGGCGGTGGTTCCGCTCGGCTGA
- a CDS encoding Acg family FMN-binding oxidoreductase gives MTDNAHTTDPALTPDRFAFLAAAGGAAPSLHNSQPWRFEATADRRGLLVHADGSRAVPVTDPTGRALHVSLGAAVLNLRVAAAFLGLQTRLRLLPDPERPDLVAHLSFAGRPPDAEPERDSELYPAVAERHSSRRPFTNRDVPESLVGELMAAADQEGVVLAMLEEAETRRVLALTADAERRTAADVLREAELRSWVRLEAPATDGIPASALGPMDRDARVPVRSFTGHPPTAVPAPARFEPLPQLVTFTTAHDDHSAWVRTGMALERVWLLATVHGLRGSVLHQAVEWPDTRWQLRDPESGPGYVQIILRLGYGPPGAASPRRPVADILHIA, from the coding sequence ATGACCGACAACGCCCACACCACCGACCCGGCCCTCACCCCGGACCGGTTCGCCTTCCTGGCCGCGGCCGGGGGCGCGGCCCCCTCACTGCACAACAGTCAGCCATGGCGCTTCGAGGCCACCGCCGACCGTCGCGGGCTGCTCGTCCACGCGGACGGGTCGCGCGCCGTGCCCGTGACCGACCCGACCGGACGCGCGCTGCACGTCTCCCTCGGTGCCGCGGTGCTCAACCTGCGGGTGGCCGCCGCCTTCCTCGGCCTGCAGACCCGCCTGCGGCTGCTCCCCGACCCCGAGCGACCCGATCTGGTCGCCCACCTGTCCTTCGCGGGGCGCCCTCCGGACGCGGAGCCCGAGCGTGACTCCGAGCTGTACCCGGCCGTCGCCGAGCGGCACAGCAGCCGGAGGCCGTTCACCAACCGTGACGTGCCGGAGAGCCTGGTCGGCGAGCTCATGGCCGCCGCCGACCAGGAGGGCGTCGTCCTCGCGATGCTCGAGGAGGCCGAGACCCGGCGGGTCCTGGCCCTGACCGCGGACGCGGAGCGCCGCACCGCTGCCGACGTGCTGCGCGAGGCCGAACTGCGCAGCTGGGTGAGGCTGGAGGCCCCTGCCACCGACGGGATCCCGGCCTCCGCGCTGGGCCCCATGGACCGCGATGCTCGCGTTCCCGTGCGGAGCTTCACCGGCCATCCGCCCACCGCCGTGCCGGCCCCGGCCCGGTTCGAGCCGCTGCCGCAACTGGTGACCTTCACGACGGCCCACGACGACCACAGCGCCTGGGTGCGCACGGGTATGGCGCTGGAACGCGTCTGGCTGCTCGCAACCGTCCACGGACTGCGCGGCTCCGTGCTGCACCAGGCCGTCGAATGGCCCGACACCCGGTGGCAGCTGCGCGATCCGGAGTCCGGACCGGGCTATGTTCAGATCATCCTGCGCCTCGGCTACGGCCCGCCGGGCGCCGCCTCCCCGCGTCGCCCCGTCGCGGACATCCTGCACATCGCCTGA
- a CDS encoding CBS domain-containing protein, with the protein MYGSGSPHIVSDVMTETVVSVGQEAPFKDIVALMAQWKVSAVPVTAGEGRVVGVVSEADLLPKEEFRDADPSRPEQLRRLGDMAKAGALTAAELMTAPAVTVRADATLAQAARQLARHHVKRLPVVDEWGMLAGIVSRADLLTVFLRPDEEIAEEVRREVVAYLFGEDASGVVVHVEDGVVMLTGRLADTTLVPVAARLARAVEGVVDVQWDVTGQTLVNR; encoded by the coding sequence ATGTACGGCAGCGGTAGTCCGCACATCGTCAGCGACGTGATGACGGAGACGGTCGTCTCCGTCGGCCAGGAGGCGCCCTTCAAGGACATCGTCGCCCTGATGGCCCAGTGGAAGGTCAGCGCGGTGCCGGTGACCGCGGGGGAGGGCCGCGTCGTCGGCGTGGTCTCCGAGGCGGACCTGCTGCCGAAGGAGGAGTTCCGGGACGCGGACCCGAGCCGACCCGAACAACTGCGCCGACTGGGGGACATGGCCAAGGCCGGGGCCCTCACCGCGGCCGAGTTGATGACCGCGCCCGCGGTGACGGTGCGCGCCGACGCGACGCTCGCGCAGGCGGCCAGGCAGCTGGCCCGTCACCACGTCAAGCGCCTGCCGGTGGTGGACGAGTGGGGCATGCTGGCCGGCATCGTCAGCCGCGCCGACCTGCTCACCGTCTTCCTGCGGCCGGACGAGGAGATCGCCGAGGAGGTCCGCCGCGAGGTCGTCGCCTACCTCTTCGGCGAGGACGCGAGCGGTGTGGTGGTCCACGTCGAGGACGGCGTGGTGATGCTCACCGGGCGCCTCGCCGACACGACCCTGGTTCCCGTCGCCGCGCGGCTCGCGCGGGCGGTGGAGGGCGTGGTCGACGTCCAGTGGGACGTCACCGGCCAGACACTCGTCAACCGTTGA
- a CDS encoding DUF1918 domain-containing protein, with the protein MRAALGDQIVVDGTRPGVVRRDGEVVGLHHVDGSPPFDVRWSDNGRTSVFFPGPDAHVVHFVHPQDKGGGSHVRQR; encoded by the coding sequence ATGCGCGCAGCACTGGGAGATCAGATCGTCGTGGACGGAACGCGTCCCGGAGTCGTCCGCAGGGACGGCGAGGTCGTCGGGCTGCATCACGTCGACGGCAGCCCGCCGTTCGACGTCCGCTGGTCGGACAACGGCCGGACCTCGGTGTTCTTCCCCGGTCCCGACGCACACGTGGTCCATTTCGTCCATCCGCAGGACAAGGGAGGCGGCAGTCATGTACGGCAGCGGTAG
- a CDS encoding helix-turn-helix domain-containing protein, whose protein sequence is MFAASGTPAPRPRGGARRNPGDLGRRVARRRRELGLGIDELARRAAMTPGFVDWIETRPAELSPGELTRLAAALETSRVELLGGDRDVAPGRAGPDRRTRMVDLTEEECHGRLGRRGIGRVVFQMGGALIVRPVNYRVTDGVVLFRSETVGALAEAVGRRVVLEVDHLDDVMAEGWSVLVTGVAEEDRRDVDRPGADEKEPQPWAEGPRDLLVRIHPVRITGRELRLAAGRPTTSEP, encoded by the coding sequence ATGTTCGCAGCATCCGGGACTCCTGCCCCCCGACCGCGGGGAGGCGCACGCCGCAACCCCGGCGACCTCGGCCGACGAGTCGCCCGACGCAGGCGCGAACTCGGCCTCGGGATCGACGAGCTCGCCCGGCGTGCCGCCATGACCCCCGGATTCGTCGACTGGATCGAGACCCGCCCGGCCGAACTGAGCCCGGGCGAGCTGACCCGCCTGGCCGCCGCGTTGGAGACTTCACGGGTGGAACTGCTCGGTGGTGACCGGGACGTGGCACCCGGCCGAGCCGGCCCCGACCGACGCACGCGCATGGTCGACCTGACGGAGGAGGAGTGCCACGGCAGACTCGGCCGACGCGGCATCGGCCGTGTCGTGTTCCAGATGGGCGGCGCCCTGATCGTCCGACCGGTCAACTACCGGGTGACCGACGGGGTCGTGCTCTTCCGCAGCGAGACGGTCGGCGCGCTGGCCGAGGCCGTGGGGCGACGCGTCGTGCTGGAGGTCGACCACCTCGACGACGTCATGGCCGAGGGCTGGAGCGTGCTCGTCACCGGTGTCGCCGAGGAGGACCGACGGGACGTCGACCGCCCCGGCGCCGACGAGAAGGAGCCCCAGCCCTGGGCCGAAGGGCCACGGGACCTCCTCGTGCGCATCCACCCCGTCCGGATCACCGGACGCGAGCTGCGCCTCGCGGCCGGACGCCCCACCACCAGCGAACCGTGA
- a CDS encoding universal stress protein: MTTPLIVGVDGSDASVGAADWAGREAAATRRPVRLIHVRPTGLWIRPGDERVEEAEVEALHAMTRLAADLRRTHPGLHVEIEPTAGPVDLTLLRAADESGTLVLGTRGSGGFGALMLGSVAQSVAARAERPVVLVPGRAAAAGPGYRVVVGVDPAWDCRPVLEFALRSAQEHGVVLRAVHAWQPPLLWGAGPAQPGEAERRELENHQARALHEAVTAAHHGFPDVDVTTAELSGDPATVLVEEAEKASLLVVGRRRHRPVSALGPVAHAALHHARCPVAVVPHW, from the coding sequence ATGACCACACCACTGATCGTCGGGGTCGACGGCTCCGACGCGAGCGTCGGCGCGGCGGACTGGGCCGGGCGGGAGGCCGCCGCGACCCGCCGGCCCGTGCGGCTGATCCACGTACGGCCGACCGGACTGTGGATCCGTCCGGGGGACGAACGTGTCGAGGAGGCCGAGGTGGAGGCCCTCCACGCGATGACCCGGCTCGCCGCCGACCTGCGCCGGACCCATCCCGGGCTGCACGTCGAGATCGAGCCGACGGCCGGGCCGGTGGACCTGACCCTGCTGCGCGCCGCCGACGAGTCCGGGACGCTGGTGCTCGGGACGCGCGGGAGCGGCGGCTTCGGCGCACTGATGCTGGGTTCGGTCGCCCAGTCGGTGGCCGCTCGCGCCGAGCGGCCCGTCGTCCTCGTGCCGGGGCGCGCCGCCGCGGCGGGACCCGGTTACCGGGTCGTGGTCGGAGTCGACCCCGCCTGGGACTGCCGGCCCGTCCTTGAGTTCGCACTCCGTAGCGCGCAGGAGCACGGAGTCGTGCTGAGGGCCGTGCACGCCTGGCAGCCGCCGCTGCTCTGGGGTGCGGGTCCGGCGCAACCCGGCGAAGCCGAACGCAGAGAGCTCGAGAACCACCAGGCCCGCGCACTCCACGAGGCGGTGACAGCCGCTCACCACGGCTTCCCCGACGTGGACGTGACGACCGCGGAGCTGTCCGGGGATCCGGCGACGGTCCTGGTCGAGGAGGCCGAGAAGGCCTCACTCCTGGTCGTCGGGCGCCGCAGGCACCGCCCCGTCTCCGCCCTCGGGCCCGTCGCGCACGCGGCCCTCCATCACGCGCGTTGCCCCGTCGCGGTCGTCCCGCACTGGTGA
- a CDS encoding dsRBD fold-containing protein, producing MNTEPRRPASDDYHTRTWTVRLDLFEEGDVTRVHAVLDTGDNRLQASAASMRDPVDRPVPEIGDEFAAGRALLDLGYQLLRAGNTDSAGNGVDVPS from the coding sequence ATGAACACCGAACCGCGCAGACCCGCGTCGGACGACTACCACACCAGGACCTGGACCGTCCGGCTCGACCTCTTCGAGGAGGGTGACGTCACCCGGGTGCACGCCGTGCTGGACACCGGCGACAACCGTCTCCAGGCAAGCGCGGCCTCGATGCGCGATCCGGTGGACCGCCCGGTGCCCGAGATCGGCGACGAGTTCGCCGCCGGACGCGCCCTGCTCGACCTCGGATACCAGTTGCTGAGGGCAGGCAACACCGACTCCGCGGGCAACGGTGTCGACGTTCCCTCATGA
- a CDS encoding universal stress protein, translated as MSFADGGRARIVVGVDGTLESRHATTWALDEAMRRKEAVELVHAYEYPPPLLPFYDSATELGEDHLRQVAREAMSREVADTGAREPGIAVTGEVREGTPIEVLLDAARDARMLVLATRGTGALGELVVGSTGTALAGQAACPVVVVPSPAETAAHTAPGPVVVGVDGSSHGQAVLRQALEEADLHGLPLIVVHTWRRMPGGLSVPVEEQRRRFRPEQVSHELVVSEALAGAGQRFPEVAVTAWVREDHPVRALLEVARSRSASLLLVGARGSGGYPGLALGSVALGVLHHATCPVCVVPD; from the coding sequence TCGTTCGCAGACGGTGGCCGGGCCCGCATCGTGGTCGGCGTCGACGGAACCCTGGAGAGCCGTCACGCCACGACCTGGGCGCTGGACGAGGCGATGCGCCGCAAGGAGGCGGTCGAGCTCGTCCACGCCTACGAGTACCCGCCGCCCTTGCTCCCCTTCTACGACTCCGCGACCGAACTCGGTGAGGACCATCTGCGCCAGGTGGCCCGCGAGGCGATGAGCCGCGAGGTCGCCGACACCGGGGCACGCGAGCCGGGCATCGCCGTCACCGGCGAGGTGCGCGAGGGTACCCCGATCGAGGTCCTGCTCGACGCGGCCCGCGACGCCCGGATGCTCGTCCTCGCCACGAGGGGGACCGGCGCCCTCGGCGAGCTCGTGGTGGGCTCCACCGGTACCGCACTGGCCGGCCAGGCAGCCTGTCCGGTGGTCGTGGTCCCGTCGCCCGCGGAGACGGCCGCACACACGGCGCCCGGCCCGGTGGTCGTCGGCGTCGACGGCTCCTCCCACGGTCAGGCCGTCCTGCGGCAGGCACTGGAGGAGGCGGACCTGCACGGCCTCCCGCTGATCGTCGTGCACACCTGGCGCCGGATGCCCGGCGGCCTCTCGGTCCCGGTCGAGGAACAGCGGCGCCGGTTCCGCCCCGAGCAGGTCTCGCACGAGCTGGTGGTCTCGGAGGCTCTCGCGGGCGCCGGACAGCGCTTCCCCGAGGTCGCGGTCACCGCCTGGGTGCGCGAGGACCATCCGGTCCGCGCGCTGCTGGAGGTCGCTCGCAGCCGAAGCGCGTCCCTGCTCCTCGTCGGGGCCCGGGGCAGCGGCGGTTACCCCGGGCTGGCGCTCGGCTCCGTCGCCCTCGGCGTGCTGCATCACGCCACCTGCCCGGTCTGCGTCGTCCCCGACTGA